Within Trachemys scripta elegans isolate TJP31775 chromosome 12, CAS_Tse_1.0, whole genome shotgun sequence, the genomic segment GcagacatggggggaggggtatagGGAAGGTTCACTGGGGACTAGATAGGTTCCCTGCCTGGGCACCTCCCCCTTACCTGTGCCTTGTGtcccctgcctcaccccccaTTATAGGGTGTGCCAGGCATTTGCTGGGGCCTCTGCCATATGGGGGCACCAGGCTCCAAGAAGCTCTCCTGTCTGGTGGGAAAGAGCAGCAAGTTCTGACCCCCTAGAGAGATCCCCCCTAGGATCAACCCTGGCAGAACCAATAAGAATTGGTCCCACAGTGGCTAGAAGGGCCAGGAGTGGGCAgaagccaatcagggctcagTGGGCAGGATAGAAAGGGCCAGCAGCACCTGCCAGGGGCCAGTTCAGGTGGAGCAGGATGTAATGAACTGCGGCGGAAGATTCAACTGTTTGTCAGAGGGTCAGTGACTGTgtcatggggcctttcccctctagggggtgctgtctctgatccagccccagggcagggggtttggcaGATCAGGCAGGTGGGAATGGGACAccgggcctttcccctctagatCAATGGGACGGGGGGAATGGAAATTAAGGAACTAACTCAGTGCAGCTCAACATGCTCCTAGCACATACAGTCCTGTACAAAGATAATTACTATCATCGTGTCTCCCTCCTGCTTTCTGTCTTTTGCCTCCATATTTTTCCCCTTCTATAGACCCCACCAAGTAGAAAACCAAGGAAATTCAACCCAAACAACTTGGTGaatgctgaaaaaaaatcaaacctttaTTCAGGCTTGATACATTCTTTGTTTTTCAGCAGCAGATTCTACCCCAGAATGATCTGAAAGCTCAGTTCAGGCTGTGGATTATAATGAGAGAGGACCAAGAGAACATGTCATGAAATCATCTACCTTGGTAacaagatttggagagaaggagggaaatgGGAAGCAGATGAGCTGGGTTTGCAAGCTGGGAGGAGGGCACTGGGAAGCACTAAGCATGGATTTGAAGGGACTGATTtgatcccattgatttctagGAAGCcaatgctcacacacacacatcaaccATAGCTTCATGGTGCAGGCATTCTCCATCCTCACAGATGCTTAGGGGACTGGAGGCAGCGGGATGCGGTCGGGTGGGTTGTTTTCTTTGGTGAACTGGACATCCCTGCAGAACAAGATGGGCTTGTGGCCTATGCCAAGGCGGTACTGCCAGATGTACAGGTTCTTTTTGGGCTCCAGGGTCACCTGGATTGACTCCTCTTCTTCACGGGCTTCATTCCAGTCCTCTTGGTCAGTGCGGATGCTTCTCCCGCCGTACTCGGTCTTGAAGGAGAACTGGAACTGGGTGATGAGCTTGGTGAGCTCTCCGGCCCCGATGGACATCTCAGCAGAGATGCTCCAGTTGTGCTCAATGCTGGACATCTGCTGCTTGGCATAGCCCACCTTGCAGGTGACCTTGTCGGACCAAGTGATGGAAGAATCGGAGTCATTGTGCAGGGTCTTGATGCACTCCCAGCCACCAGTTGAGGCTCCCTTAACGAGGGCTAGCCCCCCAGGGAAGAAGTTCAGCACATTGGGGTGGATGGAGGAAAAGCGTGGGTGGTTGGAGAAAAACTCTTTGTATAGGTAACACTGAGCCCCCCATTTCTCGTCCAGCTTGATCAGGGTTGGGAGGTTGTCGATGGTGAAGTAAAAGAGCCCCTTGGAGCATTCAGGCTCCAGAGGAGTCCGGCCCCCACTAATAGGTGTGCTCAGGTCACAGACATAGTCCAGGCTACCCTTCTTTTGGGAGATGATATAGAACCAGGAACCACAGTATGTGTAGTGGTCCCCGCCATGGCAGCTGGAATCCAGCTCACGGACTTCAGCCTCTGCATCTGTGCTCAAGTCCTTCACCACCCGGTAGGAGTCGCCCTTGATGATATAGATGTTGGGGGGGTTCTTATTGTCACTCAGGTAGTGATCCCCACCCTGGCACGCGGGGTGCAGTCTCTGGATCTTAATGCCAGTCCCACTCTTTAGATCTTCTGTCCACAGGTAGCAGCCCAGGTCAGAGCGGATGATGAAGAATCCCCCTTGATTATAGAAGACGTCGGTGCCCGGGGCGTCTTTGTGAGGCACCAATGATCCATTGGCAGGAGTCCAGTCCTGAGGTGGGGAcagaagaggggaggagggaggggaggacctTAGCTTACCTGATCTTTTGTGAATCTTTGATGCTTGAAGACCCCCCAGTTTCAACAGCAACCAGACACCTGGGATAGGTATTGGTTCAGCCCTGAGAGGTGTATGCAGTGAAGTCTCCTAGATGTACTGTGGGCCTGCAGCCCTATCCCCAGGGGGGTGACATTGTCTttgtggagggaggaaggggaaatccCAGCGTTCTGATCCGTGATTATCCCACCTCACACGGGATCCCACTTACCACTGTTGATCTATCTGACTGGGCCATGTCTCCTCCGTCTCACCCCGTAAGTACGAAGGGCTGCCCTGcgtggagaaaaagaggggaggAAATATTAACAGTATCCTGACCTGTAACTCTGTGCCCAGGCAGGAGTCCAGGAATAGAGCTCACAGGAAAACAAGGCACCAAAGttccctcaatcccgacccgtaGCCCCCCAGCTATCCCAGCCGAGGCTCAGCCCTCTGTCCAAGTCTCCTGGTGCTCCTCAGTCCTGACCAGTAGCCCcttgctagcccagccctggggttccccccactctcccccgcAGAGCTCCAACTGACACTCCCACCTGGTAGATGCTCTCGGCTGATGACAGCCCCTCTTGGGGACAGGACCAAGCTCCTGGGCCGGATCAACGGGAGTAGTATACAACTC encodes:
- the LOC117885882 gene encoding uncharacterized protein LOC117885882 is translated as MAQSDRSTVDWTPANGSLVPHKDAPGTDVFYNQGGFFIIRSDLGCYLWTEDLKSGTGIKIQRLHPACQGGDHYLSDNKNPPNIYIIKGDSYRVVKDLSTDAEAEVRELDSSCHGGDHYTYCGSWFYIISQKKGSLDYVCDLSTPISGGRTPLEPECSKGLFYFTIDNLPTLIKLDEKWGAQCYLYKEFFSNHPRFSSIHPNVLNFFPGGLALVKGASTGGWECIKTLHNDSDSSITWSDKVTCKVGYAKQQMSSIEHNWSISAEMSIGAGELTKLITQFQFSFKTEYGGRSIRTDQEDWNEAREEEESIQVTLEPKKNLYIWQYRLGIGHKPILFCRDVQFTKENNPPDRIPLPPVP